The Salinispora tropica CNB-440 genome has a window encoding:
- a CDS encoding integrase core domain-containing protein, which translates to MTQTTRNLVMDLEDAGCQVQYLTRDRDGTYPALFDTILADAGIEVTLTGVRMPRMNSIMKRWIQTYRHELLDRTLILNQSHLMHAQREYEHHHNEHRGHRGIANARPRAPLPAPITDRNRLAQLNIHRRDRLSGILHEYDHAA; encoded by the coding sequence GTGACCCAGACCACCCGCAACCTGGTGATGGACCTCGAAGACGCCGGCTGCCAGGTCCAGTACCTGACCCGCGATCGCGACGGCACGTACCCGGCCCTGTTCGACACCATCCTGGCCGACGCCGGTATCGAGGTCACGCTCACCGGCGTCCGCATGCCCCGCATGAACTCGATCATGAAACGCTGGATCCAAACCTACCGCCACGAACTCCTCGACCGGACCCTAATCCTCAACCAGTCCCACCTGATGCACGCCCAACGCGAGTACGAACACCACCACAACGAACACCGAGGGCACCGAGGCATCGCCAACGCCCGACCACGGGCACCGCTACCCGCCCCGATCACCGACCGCAACCGACTCGCTCAACTGAACATCCACCGACGTGACCGACTCAGCGGAATCCTCCACGAATACGACCATGCCGCTTGA
- a CDS encoding GNAT family N-acetyltransferase — MALSAPAALIGAVELRVTAAAHRRGEFGYVLARSAWGQGYATEAAATVLTYAFEQAGLHRVAATCDLANVASRRVLEKIGMKYEGHLHDYLHIRGEMHDRLLFAAVHP, encoded by the coding sequence ATGGCACTTTCGGCACCCGCAGCCCTGATCGGCGCCGTCGAGCTCCGGGTCACCGCCGCTGCCCACCGCCGCGGCGAGTTCGGCTACGTCCTGGCTAGATCCGCCTGGGGTCAGGGCTACGCCACCGAGGCAGCCGCAACTGTGCTCACCTACGCCTTCGAACAGGCAGGACTGCACCGGGTCGCTGCCACATGCGACCTGGCTAACGTCGCCTCCCGCCGTGTCCTGGAGAAGATCGGTATGAAGTACGAGGGCCACCTCCATGACTACCTGCACATCCGAGGTGAGATGCACGACCGCCTTCTCTTCGCTGCCGTCCACCCATGA
- a CDS encoding dTDP-4-dehydrorhamnose 3,5-epimerase family protein — protein MRLVPGWKLRLGLDDADRRAVYLAEGLGQGFCALSEDATVSYLCSTTYNSAVEHAVHPLDPDMGIEWPVRSPLLSDRDAAAPSLAVALKSGLLPVYHTCPGMSR, from the coding sequence TTGCGGTTGGTTCCGGGCTGGAAGCTACGACTAGGCCTCGATGACGCCGACCGGCGAGCCGTCTATCTCGCCGAGGGCCTGGGGCAGGGTTTCTGCGCACTCAGCGAGGACGCCACGGTGAGCTACCTCTGCTCCACCACCTACAACTCCGCCGTTGAGCACGCTGTTCACCCGCTCGACCCGGATATGGGGATCGAGTGGCCAGTGCGCTCGCCGCTACTATCGGATCGAGACGCCGCCGCACCGAGCCTGGCCGTGGCGCTCAAGTCGGGATTGTTGCCGGTTTACCACACCTGCCCGGGCATGTCCCGCTAA